Within the Defluviimonas aquaemixtae genome, the region ATTTGCAAGGTTGAAACCATCAAATTTGATGTACGGATAGTCGCGATATGAAGCATTGGACCAAGTGCGAGAGGCTTGAATGACGGATCGCTACGAGGAAGGGATGCGGACCCGCCGCAAGGTTCTGGGCGACGACCTCGTGGATCGTGCCGAGGCGAAGAAGACCGAGTTCGACGCGCCGTTTCAGGAACTGATCACTGAAGGTGCATGGGGCACCGTCTGGTCGCGACCTGGGCTCACGCCTCGTGAGCGTTCGCTCCTGACACTTGCGCTCCTGGCGGGGCAGGGCAATCACGCGGAACTGGAGATGCATGTCCGCGCCACCGCCAATACAGGCGCTACGCCCGATGACGTCCGCGAGGCGATGCTGCATGTCGCGATCTATGCGGGCGTGCCGCGCGCCAATCACGCGATTAGGATCATCAAGGACACCTACCTCGATATGGGGGTCGAGATATGAGCAAGGCGCTCCGCCTCGCCGAACTCCACCAGCGCGACCGTGAGTGGCACCCCCCTGCGCTTACGCCGAACTACAAGACCAGCGTCGCGC harbors:
- the pcaC gene encoding 4-carboxymuconolactone decarboxylase; translated protein: MTDRYEEGMRTRRKVLGDDLVDRAEAKKTEFDAPFQELITEGAWGTVWSRPGLTPRERSLLTLALLAGQGNHAELEMHVRATANTGATPDDVREAMLHVAIYAGVPRANHAIRIIKDTYLDMGVEI